One part of the Mycobacteriales bacterium genome encodes these proteins:
- a CDS encoding IPT/TIG domain-containing protein, whose amino-acid sequence MTLPIAGGMANTGQALAATVHSPVRDVAHTGHRKSVVTLRSLFGRPAEGFHPRLLLPGAAISHTRYPTSTAGGGAPQKSFTPAGSALVARGGRVVQFSGSLYADTAFPVMSLARQVNAFGTTQQAQPPDTQLAAGPQTLLEMVNDSVSVWSKSGQLIGSSSAYTFFGVPTGYDVTDPRVLFDTISGRWFASGFALDAAGDSQVYLAVSTTSDPTGGWTVYVVDSTAGVVTDQPTLGLDSVDVILTWNDFVSASFTGSEVWVIQKSAVIAGASSVPETTFGGANTPPRPAPAQALSASNVDWMVYNDADPTGSVQDQSYPALGVFAISGTPAASDVTLTGFYPQIYSMSPPPAPVQSGGSSNDSQDDDRILSAVWQNGVLWTDATDGCLPQGDTVERDCLRLVELSVSGTASPTVVQDFDVATAGDDLYYPATGLDQAGAMYAVFTVSSASSYPSVAVTSELPGASTLSGGTIQPGLADYQSSTPRWGDYSAAATDPVDPNVVWSTGEYATADGAWGTATAALSTSPQGPTVSGVNPTSGPAAGGTTVTISGGNFTGATAVEFGSTPASGFSVANATSMTAVAPATTSGGPVNVTVTTPYGTSAPSNADVFTYASPPSTAPTPTINVPALIYGDHAVTINGSAAPNATVILWQRTYGTPSYVQAATTTADSSGAYSFFRWQDIQRSYYVVSGGVTSVTKLLQIRVVVHAGVTSPSRGTIVVHVVTGPPQGGRDLRIYRINANNTLTPVFFGPLNSAGQIYVTLHNYPPGALEKFTAVVYAAPGLLNGASPAAGGFVHN is encoded by the coding sequence GTGACGCTCCCCATCGCCGGAGGGATGGCGAACACCGGGCAAGCGCTCGCTGCCACCGTCCACAGTCCGGTTCGGGATGTGGCGCACACCGGTCACCGGAAGTCGGTCGTGACGCTGCGTTCGCTGTTTGGCCGACCGGCTGAGGGCTTTCATCCGCGACTGCTGCTGCCCGGAGCCGCCATTTCACACACCCGTTACCCGACGTCGACAGCGGGGGGTGGCGCCCCGCAGAAGTCCTTCACACCGGCCGGTTCGGCGCTGGTGGCGCGCGGCGGCCGGGTGGTGCAGTTCAGCGGCAGTCTCTACGCCGATACCGCTTTCCCGGTGATGAGCCTGGCCCGGCAGGTGAACGCTTTCGGGACCACGCAGCAGGCCCAGCCCCCGGATACGCAACTGGCCGCGGGCCCGCAAACCTTGCTCGAGATGGTCAACGACTCGGTGTCCGTGTGGTCGAAGTCCGGTCAACTCATCGGGTCGAGCAGTGCGTACACCTTCTTCGGGGTGCCGACCGGTTATGACGTCACCGATCCACGGGTGCTCTTCGACACGATCTCGGGGCGATGGTTTGCTTCCGGGTTCGCCCTCGATGCGGCCGGTGACAGCCAGGTCTACCTGGCGGTCTCCACGACGTCGGACCCCACCGGTGGCTGGACCGTCTACGTTGTCGACTCCACCGCGGGGGTGGTCACCGACCAACCGACCCTTGGGTTGGACAGCGTAGACGTGATACTCACCTGGAACGACTTCGTCTCCGCCTCATTCACCGGCTCCGAGGTGTGGGTGATTCAGAAATCGGCGGTGATCGCCGGGGCGAGTAGCGTGCCGGAGACCACGTTCGGCGGCGCGAACACCCCTCCGCGTCCCGCGCCGGCCCAGGCGCTCAGTGCCAGCAATGTGGACTGGATGGTCTACAACGACGCCGACCCCACGGGGAGCGTCCAGGACCAGTCCTATCCGGCGCTGGGGGTCTTTGCGATCAGTGGCACACCGGCTGCCAGCGACGTGACTCTCACTGGGTTCTACCCGCAGATCTATTCCATGTCCCCGCCACCGGCCCCGGTGCAGTCCGGCGGATCGAGCAACGACAGCCAGGACGATGACCGGATCCTGTCCGCGGTGTGGCAGAACGGTGTGCTGTGGACCGACGCCACCGATGGTTGCCTGCCCCAAGGGGACACCGTGGAGCGGGACTGTCTGCGACTGGTGGAACTGTCGGTGTCGGGCACGGCGAGCCCCACCGTGGTGCAGGACTTCGACGTGGCCACCGCCGGTGACGACCTGTACTACCCGGCGACCGGACTGGACCAGGCCGGGGCCATGTACGCGGTGTTCACGGTGTCCTCGGCGTCGAGCTACCCGTCCGTTGCCGTCACCAGCGAGCTGCCGGGAGCGAGCACCCTCAGTGGCGGCACCATCCAGCCGGGGCTGGCCGACTATCAATCGAGCACCCCGCGGTGGGGGGACTACTCAGCTGCCGCGACGGACCCGGTGGACCCCAACGTCGTCTGGTCGACCGGGGAGTATGCCACGGCTGACGGAGCGTGGGGGACCGCGACTGCAGCGCTGTCCACCTCGCCGCAGGGGCCGACCGTCAGTGGGGTCAACCCCACGTCCGGGCCGGCTGCGGGTGGTACCACGGTGACGATCTCCGGGGGGAACTTCACAGGTGCCACTGCGGTGGAGTTCGGTTCCACGCCCGCATCTGGGTTCTCGGTGGCAAACGCCACGTCGATGACCGCAGTTGCCCCGGCGACAACGAGCGGCGGACCGGTGAACGTCACTGTGACCACGCCGTACGGCACCTCGGCCCCGTCGAACGCCGACGTCTTCACCTACGCTTCCCCGCCGTCGACTGCGCCCACTCCGACGATCAACGTGCCGGCGCTGATCTACGGCGACCACGCGGTGACGATCAACGGCTCGGCCGCACCGAACGCCACGGTGATCCTCTGGCAGCGCACCTACGGCACCCCGAGCTACGTGCAGGCCGCGACCACCACTGCGGACTCCTCCGGGGCCTACTCGTTCTTCCGCTGGCAGGACATCCAGCGCAGCTACTACGTGGTCTCCGGTGGGGTCACGTCGGTGACCAAGCTGTTGCAGATCCGGGTGGTCGTGCACGCCGGGGTGACCTCCCCGAGCCGCGGTACCATCGTCGTGCACGTGGTCACCGGCCCACCGCAGGGCGGGCGGGACCTGCGGATCTACCGGATCAACGCGAACAACACCCTGACCCCGGTGTTCTTCGGCCCGTTGAACAGCGCCGGGCAGATCTATGTGACCCTGCACAACTACCCACCGGGTGCCCTGGAGAAGTTCACCGCCGTCGTCTACGCCGCCCCCGGGCTGCTCAACGGTGCCTCCCCGGCCGCCGGCGGGTTCGTCCACAACTGA